A portion of the Macadamia integrifolia cultivar HAES 741 unplaced genomic scaffold, SCU_Mint_v3 scaffold3001, whole genome shotgun sequence genome contains these proteins:
- the LOC122067607 gene encoding putative disease resistance protein RGA4, translating into MADHHPNININGEEETLCVIPIVAGSEYVATETLAKLIFDDESIKSHFDFRFWVNIGLDVKRVVKEIVELSPSRRRSTIMGGGGGDITNWNNLQHMLEEILSGKRFLLVLPHMWVSRSYVEKYKERWDNLITLLRVGSKRSAIIVTTRSYVDAFLIVGAIPSYELSERSSLESKWALFRRNAFAFGSREGGAVETPDLVRIGLELVKLGPVNMWAITILGAMMHFKTNIEEWTTVLNTMKTLRSSGHLPNDSTLMICYNEMESPLKLCFAYCCSVFPRNFIIEKKKLIQLWMAQGFLEQPSSSSSINNGGGDHDDVILMEEEDIGNAYFKSLRLRVLELKHVSKDEFPSSIGELIHLRFLQRLPKGMIKLINLRHLEFEGRLSIPKGIGQRLSNLRTLSSFKVGGNNINNEAGIEELGCRSLSLISLDNVKNGANAKAANLKGKEKLQELTLEWEVDWHVCTKKDSTKEDDVLEELQPHPNLLLLRILRFNGTKLPTWLNGSSYLSNLQELCIYSCHHVESLDLIDLRSLRKLMISYCEKMEYVGMEGHVALELVEFKGCDKLKSLGAKERSFCNSLKTLQIENCANPMVLSKGIEQFSMLEQLLIENCSNLEELPKGIGQLTSLQHFEIRECPKLMFLSEQVQHWRSLKTMSIVGCKILRVSKMGIAELTSLQELEINGCDLLFSFPDEMEKMKSLQMLKIERCSNLMDLPVGLGNPSSLEVLEISSCNNLVSLPEGMQHLKKLDRLKLKGCDNLRILPEELGNPSTLRVLDIIGCPNLTSLPEGLGKLTTLGRLEITDCVNLTTLPGGLGKLSSLRSLYIQRCHNLESFPDALQQMTSLRVLWLIECHKLKKLSSGLRSLSGLEKLTVWGCHNLTELLPPQCIQNLKSLRELTISHCSKLEILPDGLEDLSSLKELVIWKCPKLKSSSEKVTKQLKGRYLRKLEIKDCPNLGADTTMNY; encoded by the exons ATGGCGGATCATCATCCAAACATTAATATTAATGGTGAAGAAGAAACGCTGTGTGTCATTCCAATAGTAGCAGGGTCGGAGTATGTCGCCACTGAAACACTAGCAAAGCTCATCTTCGATGATGAGTCAATAAAGTCACATTTTGATTTCAGATTTTGGGTTAATATTGGTCTTGACGTGAAAAGAGTTGTAAAAGAAATAGTTGAACTGTCTCCTAGTAGAAGAAGAAGTACTAttatgggtggtggtggtggtgatatAACAAATTGGAACAATTTACAGCACATGTTAGAAGAGATTTTGAGTGGGAAAAGGTTTTTACTTGTATTGCCTCACATGTGGGTCTCACGGTCTTATGtggaaaaatataaagaaaggtGGGATAATTTAATAACTTTGTTAAGAGTTGGCTCCAAAAGAAGCGCAATTATTGTAACAACACGGTCTTATGTTGATGCATTTTTAATAGTGGGGGCAATTCCTTCATATGAATTAAGTGAACGATCATCACTAGAATCAAAATGGGCATTGTTCAGGAGAAATGCATTTGCATTTGGGAGCAGAGAAGGTGGTGCTGTGGAAACTCCAGATCTGGTCAGAATAGGATTGGAACTTGTTAAATTAGGCCCAGTTAATATGTGGGCGATAACAATTCTAGGTGCCATGATGCACTTCAAGACAAATATAGAAGAATGGACAACTGTCCTAAATACTATGAAAACACTACGTAGCAGTGGCCATTTACCTAATGATTCCACGCTGATGATTTGTTACAATGAGATGGAGTCACCATTGAAACTATGCTTTGCATATTGTTGTTCAGTATTTCCCAGGAATTTTATAattgagaagaagaaattgattcAACTGTGGATGGCTCAAGGTTTCCTAGAacaaccatcatcatcatcatccattaACAATGGTGGTGGAGAtcatgatgatgtaatattaaTGGAGGAGGAGGATATAGGCAATGCATATTTCAaatcattg agGCTGCGTGTACTTGAACTTAAACACGTCAGCAAAGATGAGTTCCCATCCTCAATTGGAGAGTTAATACACTTGAG atttcttcaaagattgCCTAAAGGAATGATAAAACTGATCAACTTGAGGCATCTAGAATTTGAAGGAAGGCTGAGCATTCCAAAAGGTATAGGGCAACGTCTGAGTAACCTTCGAACCTTATCTTCATTTAAGGTGGGAGGCAATAACATTAATAATGAAGCTGGTATTGAAGAGTTGGGATGTCGAAGTTTGAGTTTAATCAGTCTTGATAATGTGAAAAATGGAGCAAATGCTAAAGCAGCAAATttgaaggggaaagaaaaactcCAAGAGTTGACATTAGAATGGGAAGTAGATTGGCATGTTTGTACCAAAAAGGATAGCACCAAAGAAGACGATGTCCTTGAAGAGCTCCAGCCTCATCCAAATCTACTTCTTTTGAGGATACTACGTTTCAATGGCACCAAGCTCCCTACATGGTTGAATGGGAGTTCGTATCTCTCGAATTTACAGGAACTATGTATTTACTCATGTCACCATGTGGAGTCTTTGGATTTGATAGACTTAAGGTCCCTTCGGAAACTGATGATTTCATATTGTGAAAAGATGGAGTATGTAGGAATGGAGGGTCACGTGGCCTTGGAGCTTGTGGAATTTAAGGGATGTGATAAGCTTAAATCTCTTGGAGCGAAGGAG AGAAGCTTTTGCAATTCACTAAAGACACTGCAAATAGAAAATTGTGCAAATCCAATGGTTTTGAGTAAGGGCATTGAACAATTTTCAATGCTTGAACAATTGCTGATAGAAAATTGTTCAAATTTGGAGGAACTACCAAAGGGCATAGGACAACTCACATCTCTTCAACACTTTGAAATTAGGGAATGCCCTAAGCTCATGTTTTTATCAGAACAGGTGCAACACTGGAGATCACTAAAAACAATGAGTATAGTTGGTTGTAAAATTCTAAGGGTTTCAAAAATGGGGATTGCGGAACTTACATCACTTCAAGAGTTGGAGATCAATGGATGTGATTTATTGTTCTCTTTTCCAGACGAGATGGAAAAAATGAAGTCACTACAAATGCTGAAGATTGAGCGGTGTTCAAATTTGATGGATCTGCCTGTAGGTCTGGGGAACCCTTCATCCCTTGAAGTATTGGAAATTTCAAGTTGTAATAACTTGGTATCTTTGCCTGAAGGGATGCAACACTTGAAAAAACTAGACAGGCTGAAGCTAAAAGGTTGTGATAATTTGAGAATATTACCAGAGGAATTGGGGAATCCCTCAACCCTTCGTGTGTTGGATATAATTGGTTGTCCTAATCTAACATCTTTACCAGAGGGCTTGGGAAAACTCACAACCCTCGGTCGGTTGGAAATAACTGATTGTGTCAATCTAACAACtctaccagggggtttgggaaaACTCTCATCACTTCGATCTTTGTACATCCAGAGATGCCATAATTTAGAATCATTTCCCGACGCTCTGCAACAGATGACATCCTTACGCGTGCTTTGGTTGATCGAGTGTCACAAACTAAAAAAATTGTCCAGCGGGCTTAGATCTCTCTCAGGACTTGAGAAGTTGACCGTTTGGGGATGTCATAACCTCACCGAGCTTTTGCCTCCTCAGTGTATTCAGAACCTGAAATCATTACGAGAGCTAACCATTTCGCATTGTTCGAAATTAGAAATCCTACCGGATGGATTGGAGGACCTCTCGTCACTGAAAGAGTTGGTTATTTGGAAATGTCCCAAATTGAAGTCTTCTTCAGAGAAGGTTACAAAACAACTAAAAGGGAGATATTTACGAAAACTGGAGATAAAAGATTGTCCTAACCTGGGAGCTGACACTACAATGAACTATAG